The following coding sequences lie in one Gemmatimonadota bacterium genomic window:
- a CDS encoding DUF4199 domain-containing protein — protein MRKFVLTYGLIAGAMLSAMMLLTLPFMDAIGFDYGMLVGYTTMVAAFLMVYFGVRSYRDGSPDGRITFGHAFRVGLLITLVATVCYVATWELIYYKLAPDFGDKFAAHSVEQARASGASEAEIAKRTKEMAEFRVQYQKPLVNIAYTFLEPLPVGLLFTLGTAWRLSRKRRDDSVAAA, from the coding sequence ATGCGGAAGTTCGTGTTGACCTACGGCCTGATCGCCGGCGCCATGCTGTCGGCGATGATGCTCCTGACCCTGCCGTTCATGGATGCGATCGGCTTCGACTACGGCATGCTGGTCGGCTACACCACGATGGTGGCCGCCTTCCTGATGGTCTACTTCGGCGTCCGGTCGTATCGCGACGGCAGCCCGGACGGCCGGATCACATTCGGACATGCCTTCCGGGTCGGGCTCCTGATCACCCTCGTCGCGACCGTCTGCTACGTCGCGACCTGGGAGCTCATCTACTACAAGCTGGCGCCGGACTTCGGCGACAAGTTTGCGGCCCACAGCGTCGAGCAGGCGCGGGCGAGTGGGGCCAGCGAGGCGGAGATCGCCAAGCGGACGAAGGAAATGGCCGAGTTCCGGGTCCAGTACCAGAAGCCGCTGGTGAACATCGCGTACACCTTCCTCGAGCCGCTGCCGGTCGGGCTCCTCTTTACCCTCGGCACGGCGTGGCGACTCTCCCGGAAGCGCCGCGACGACTCGGTCGCCGCGGCGTAG
- a CDS encoding DNA-binding response regulator, with translation MTILRYGLLGGLLIAALQAVEYRWLVLDHSVQIYGGLVAALFAAFGIWLGRRVTGPKPTVVVQEVLVPAPRDFVRDDRKVASLGLTPRELEILELIAAGLSNKEIGERVHVSENTVKTHSSRVFAKLGAQRRTQAVQLGQELRLIP, from the coding sequence ATGACCATCCTCCGCTACGGCCTCCTCGGCGGCCTCCTCATCGCCGCCCTCCAAGCGGTCGAGTACCGCTGGCTGGTGCTCGACCACTCCGTGCAGATCTACGGCGGCCTCGTCGCCGCGCTCTTTGCCGCGTTCGGGATCTGGCTCGGCCGGCGGGTGACGGGGCCGAAGCCCACGGTGGTCGTGCAGGAGGTTCTGGTCCCGGCACCCAGGGATTTCGTCCGCGACGACCGCAAGGTCGCCTCCCTCGGCCTGACCCCCCGCGAACTCGAGATCCTCGAGCTGATCGCCGCGGGCCTGAGCAACAAGGAGATCGGCGAGCGGGTCCACGTCAGCGAGAACACCGTCAAGACTCACTCGAGCCGGGTCTTCGCGAAGCTCGGCGCGCAGCGCCGGACCCAGGCCGTCCAACTCGGGCAGGAACTCCGCCTGATCCCGTGA
- a CDS encoding DinB family protein, translating into MHAEDQMSTRANQLADRIEEGAALLAAVAQDLTPEQWSTPVRPDGRTVGVIVHHVANMYPIELDVVRAALAHDVISDVTWEVVAGINAAHAAEHAGVTKEAALSLLAQNSAAAAREVRGLSDADLDRAVPFSLSYDAPVTVQYIIEDHPMRHPWHHLARIQRTLGVRVIRRAGAAAA; encoded by the coding sequence ATGCACGCCGAGGACCAGATGTCGACTCGCGCCAACCAACTCGCCGACCGGATCGAGGAGGGCGCCGCCCTGCTCGCCGCCGTCGCCCAGGATCTCACACCCGAACAGTGGTCCACGCCGGTTCGTCCCGACGGCCGGACCGTCGGGGTGATCGTGCACCATGTCGCCAACATGTACCCGATCGAACTCGACGTGGTCCGGGCGGCACTCGCCCACGACGTGATCAGCGACGTCACATGGGAGGTGGTCGCCGGCATCAACGCCGCGCATGCGGCGGAACACGCCGGCGTGACCAAGGAGGCCGCGCTCTCGCTGCTCGCACAGAACAGCGCGGCGGCGGCCCGCGAGGTCCGGGGCCTCTCCGATGCCGACCTCGACCGCGCGGTGCCGTTCTCGCTCAGCTACGATGCCCCGGTCACGGTGCAGTACATCATCGAGGACCATCCGATGCGGCATCCGTGGCACCACCTGGCCCGGATTCAGCGCACCCTCGGTGTGCGCGTGATCCGTCGGGCTGGCGCCGCGGCCGCCTGA
- a CDS encoding DUF1801 domain-containing protein, with the protein MKKVVPAANPDAYVAALRGWRRTVVESLRAAVQRAAPLEEVIKWGHIVYLANGPVLLIRAEEERVLFGFWRGQRLTEIEPRLKPGGKYEMATLELRQGMTITAPTVRNLVREAVALNQTLGNPTDAAK; encoded by the coding sequence ATGAAGAAGGTGGTCCCCGCCGCGAACCCTGACGCCTACGTTGCGGCGCTCCGCGGTTGGCGCCGCACGGTGGTCGAGTCGCTGCGCGCTGCCGTCCAGCGCGCGGCGCCACTCGAGGAAGTCATCAAGTGGGGTCACATCGTCTATCTCGCCAACGGCCCGGTGCTGCTCATCCGTGCCGAGGAGGAGCGGGTGCTCTTCGGCTTCTGGCGCGGGCAGCGACTCACCGAGATCGAGCCACGCCTGAAGCCTGGCGGCAAGTACGAGATGGCGACGCTGGAACTCCGCCAAGGAATGACCATCACGGCGCCGACGGTGCGCAACCTGGTGCGCGAGGCGGTCGCCCTCAACCAGACGCTTGGCAATCCGACCGACGCCGCGAAATGA
- a CDS encoding serine hydrolase, with the protein MRLPSIRRMFLAVLLASAGIQEVSAQAAPVRTEWPRTTPAKVGLNAAVLDSIDAEIRSGRYGNIDRMLVIRHGRVAYDKSYPVDYEAAYGSLAKIPGGLNAHDLTGPYNYYNTWWHPFYRRGDLHTLQSVTKTVASVIIGTAVTRGDFPSIDAPVLSFFDTTKVANIDDRKRHMTVRHLLTMTGGFDWNESLPYTDPRNTATALEESADWIRFTIDRPMMREPGTQFNYSSGESALLAHIFRQATGKDIEEYGAAHLFRPLGISRWFWKRTPSGTADTEGGLYLEASDLARVWQLFLQQGTWRDQRVVSADWVRQSVTPAVATGSGPNASRYGLKWWLHPDPLDPAKFVWAGSGFGGQLPVAFPDLDMVVVFNGWNIAGGKQLPFRAIQGRLARAVVAK; encoded by the coding sequence GTGCGCCTGCCTTCAATCCGCCGGATGTTCCTCGCGGTCCTGCTCGCCAGTGCTGGAATCCAGGAGGTGTCCGCCCAGGCGGCACCCGTGCGCACCGAGTGGCCGCGCACCACGCCGGCCAAGGTCGGCCTCAACGCGGCGGTGCTCGACTCGATCGACGCCGAGATCCGCTCGGGGCGCTACGGCAACATCGACCGGATGCTGGTGATCCGCCACGGGCGGGTCGCCTACGACAAGAGCTACCCGGTCGACTACGAAGCCGCGTACGGCTCGCTGGCCAAGATTCCCGGCGGGCTCAACGCGCACGACCTCACCGGGCCGTACAACTACTACAACACGTGGTGGCATCCGTTCTACCGCCGCGGCGACTTGCACACGCTGCAGTCGGTGACCAAGACCGTCGCCTCGGTGATCATCGGGACCGCGGTCACGCGCGGTGACTTTCCCAGCATCGATGCGCCAGTGCTCTCATTCTTCGACACGACGAAGGTCGCCAACATCGACGACCGCAAGCGGCACATGACGGTGCGCCACCTGCTGACGATGACTGGCGGCTTCGACTGGAACGAGTCGCTGCCGTACACCGATCCGCGCAACACCGCGACGGCGCTCGAGGAGAGCGCAGACTGGATCCGCTTTACGATCGACCGACCGATGATGCGCGAACCCGGGACGCAGTTCAACTACAGCAGCGGCGAGAGCGCGCTGCTCGCGCACATCTTCCGTCAGGCGACCGGAAAGGACATCGAGGAATACGGCGCGGCCCACCTCTTCCGGCCGCTCGGCATCTCGCGCTGGTTCTGGAAGCGCACGCCGTCGGGCACCGCCGACACCGAGGGCGGCCTCTACCTCGAGGCCAGCGACCTCGCGCGCGTGTGGCAGCTCTTCCTGCAGCAGGGGACGTGGCGCGATCAGCGCGTGGTGTCGGCCGATTGGGTGCGCCAGTCCGTGACGCCGGCCGTCGCGACCGGTTCCGGGCCGAACGCTTCACGGTACGGCCTGAAGTGGTGGCTTCACCCCGACCCGCTCGACCCGGCCAAGTTCGTCTGGGCCGGGTCGGGATTCGGCGGCCAACTTCCCGTGGCCTTCCCCGACCTCGACATGGTCGTCGTCTTCAATGGCTGGAACATCGCCGGCGGCAAGCAGCTGCCGTTCCGTGCCATCCAGGGACGGCTCGCGCGTGCCGTCGTCGCCAAGTGA
- a CDS encoding SPASM domain-containing protein, which produces MLQWGKVETVKQNRQVIPCKAGRISGVVYANGDVGVCEIHAPIGNLRNNTFPEIWHSEEAKRLRASIANKECHCTTEVFMWSSIAYQPIPLVQALVRGKVWSRALPLHPSERVPINLEQDGPKAKGGASSADEARDASQAAGS; this is translated from the coding sequence ATGCTGCAGTGGGGCAAGGTGGAAACCGTCAAGCAGAACCGACAGGTGATCCCGTGCAAGGCGGGTCGGATCTCCGGGGTCGTGTACGCGAACGGGGATGTCGGTGTCTGCGAGATTCACGCGCCGATCGGCAACCTGCGCAACAACACCTTCCCCGAGATCTGGCATTCGGAGGAGGCGAAGCGGCTCCGCGCCTCGATCGCGAACAAGGAATGCCACTGCACGACCGAGGTCTTCATGTGGTCGAGCATCGCCTATCAGCCGATTCCGCTGGTGCAGGCGCTGGTGCGCGGGAAGGTGTGGAGTCGGGCGCTCCCGCTTCATCCCTCGGAACGGGTGCCGATCAACCTCGAGCAGGATGGTCCCAAGGCCAAGGGTGGGGCCTCGAGCGCCGACGAGGCGCGGGACGCCAGTCAGGCCGCCGGGTCCTGA
- a CDS encoding class I SAM-dependent methyltransferase — MATETTIGIDEDRRRARAEHQALLRRIIAVYDSPIIRAYCTIRFLIINIDILQIIGLGMRDKRRVLEIGCGFGLFGLYFASRNPALLYHGFDIDAGRIAMAREAAKRLGLTNLRFEVGDACTDLPLDASYDCVVMMDLLHHLPDSGKARLLQATVPRLEPGGRLVIKEIARRPAYKRWFTWLLDVAMTQSFDMWYRPAETYRALVAPELTMETYPIADWLPYPHVVYLFTRPEGAQDPAA, encoded by the coding sequence ATGGCGACCGAGACCACGATCGGCATCGACGAGGATCGGCGCCGCGCCCGCGCGGAGCATCAGGCACTCCTCCGACGCATCATCGCCGTCTACGACTCGCCGATCATCCGGGCCTATTGCACCATCCGCTTCCTCATCATCAACATCGACATTCTGCAGATCATCGGCCTCGGGATGCGCGACAAGCGACGGGTGCTGGAAATCGGCTGCGGCTTCGGGCTGTTCGGGCTCTACTTCGCTTCTCGCAACCCGGCGTTGCTCTACCACGGCTTCGATATCGATGCCGGACGGATCGCGATGGCCCGTGAGGCGGCCAAACGGCTGGGGCTCACCAATCTCCGCTTCGAGGTTGGGGATGCCTGCACCGACTTGCCGCTGGACGCGAGCTATGATTGCGTGGTGATGATGGACTTGTTGCACCACTTGCCGGACAGCGGCAAGGCACGGCTGCTGCAGGCGACCGTTCCGCGGCTGGAGCCGGGTGGACGCCTCGTGATCAAGGAGATCGCGCGGCGTCCCGCCTACAAGCGCTGGTTCACCTGGCTGCTCGACGTCGCGATGACGCAGAGCTTCGACATGTGGTACCGACCGGCGGAGACCTATCGTGCCCTCGTGGCGCCAGAGCTCACGATGGAGACCTATCCGATCGCGGACTGGCTACCGTATCCCCATGTCGTGTACCTCTTCACCCGCCCGGAGGGCGCTCAGGACCCGGCGGCCTGA
- a CDS encoding c-type cytochrome — protein sequence MSSTRSRLLPLIAFVATASLAAACSYGTTAPSTAPQASAAPAVPARPAEVTAAAIAEGDSLYAGGSCTRCHGAKGIGTPRGPSLVTGPWLQHSGSYAEIVGTITNGVPRASIKDTTHRFPMNARGGPMNLTDPQVKSMAAYVWSISRAKR from the coding sequence ATGTCTTCCACCCGTTCTCGCCTGCTCCCGCTCATCGCTTTCGTGGCCACCGCCTCGCTCGCCGCGGCCTGCTCCTATGGCACCACCGCGCCGTCCACTGCGCCGCAGGCGTCGGCCGCACCGGCGGTGCCGGCCCGCCCCGCCGAGGTGACGGCAGCGGCCATCGCCGAAGGCGACTCGCTCTATGCCGGCGGATCCTGCACGCGGTGCCACGGCGCCAAGGGCATCGGCACGCCGCGTGGTCCGAGCCTCGTGACTGGGCCGTGGTTGCAGCACAGTGGCAGCTACGCGGAGATCGTCGGTACCATCACCAACGGCGTGCCGCGCGCGTCGATCAAGGACACGACCCACCGCTTCCCGATGAATGCCCGCGGTGGCCCGATGAACCTCACCGACCCGCAGGTGAAGTCGATGGCCGCCTATGTCTGGTCGATTTCGCGAGCGAAGCGCTAG
- a CDS encoding radical SAM protein — MNPIQRLARHARLTSYSYRDMDSPPFLVLFINSICNMKCEHCFYWTALNQKNDLTKDELFALSRSLGKIENLNLSGGEPFLRPEFGEICRQFIQHNGVKEIYVPTNGYFTARTIAAITEVLKEPSLKLFVAEISLDGMPEFHDNFRVARHAFQHAMETYDALVELQKSDPRLRIHSISTATDVNMDEIRKLTTYLYERCPQMDHHNLAIIRGDRKNPTLVGPSLALYEELYEYIRRLWAPREVGRRGS, encoded by the coding sequence ATGAACCCGATCCAGCGCCTGGCGCGTCATGCCCGGCTGACGAGTTACTCCTATCGCGACATGGATAGCCCGCCATTTCTGGTGCTGTTCATCAACTCGATCTGCAACATGAAGTGCGAGCACTGCTTCTACTGGACCGCCCTGAACCAGAAGAACGACCTGACGAAGGACGAGCTCTTTGCCCTCTCGCGCTCGCTGGGGAAGATCGAGAACCTGAATCTCTCCGGCGGGGAACCGTTCCTTCGCCCGGAATTCGGCGAGATCTGCCGGCAGTTCATCCAGCACAACGGGGTGAAGGAGATTTACGTCCCGACGAACGGCTACTTCACGGCCCGGACGATCGCGGCGATCACCGAGGTCCTCAAGGAGCCGAGCCTCAAGCTGTTCGTCGCCGAGATCTCGCTGGACGGCATGCCGGAATTTCACGACAACTTCCGCGTCGCGCGCCACGCCTTCCAGCATGCCATGGAGACGTACGACGCGCTGGTCGAGCTGCAGAAGTCCGACCCGCGGCTGCGCATCCACTCCATCTCGACGGCCACCGACGTCAACATGGACGAGATCCGGAAGCTGACGACCTACTTGTATGAACGGTGTCCGCAGATGGACCACCACAACCTCGCGATCATCCGCGGCGACCGGAAGAATCCGACGCTGGTGGGACCGAGCCTGGCGCTGTACGAGGAGCTCTACGAGTACATCCGGCGGCTCTGGGCGCCGCGGGAGGTCGGGCGGCGCGGCTCCTGA
- a CDS encoding nuclear transport factor 2 family protein, which yields MRLTPGLLLFAAVITAPVALAAQQTASAPSDQAAVRAVVERYLHGLKFNDVPSLQAAFWPEAKLLFIKRDGTIGQLTQAEWQKGFVANAGKEEEGTLRITAVDITDNAASVKVTETYPKSVYVDYLNLLRVRGEWRIVNKIFTSRPR from the coding sequence ATGCGACTGACACCTGGGCTCCTCCTGTTCGCGGCCGTCATCACCGCGCCCGTGGCGCTCGCCGCACAACAGACCGCGAGCGCGCCGTCCGATCAGGCGGCCGTCCGCGCCGTGGTCGAGCGCTACCTCCACGGGCTCAAGTTCAACGACGTGCCATCCTTGCAGGCCGCCTTCTGGCCCGAGGCGAAACTCCTCTTCATCAAACGCGATGGCACCATCGGCCAGCTCACGCAGGCGGAGTGGCAGAAGGGCTTCGTGGCCAACGCGGGAAAGGAAGAGGAGGGGACCCTCCGGATCACGGCGGTCGACATCACCGACAACGCTGCCTCGGTGAAGGTGACCGAGACGTATCCGAAGTCGGTGTACGTCGACTATCTCAACCTGCTGCGCGTGCGGGGTGAGTGGCGCATCGTGAACAAGATCTTCACCAGCCGGCCTCGGTGA